One window of the Triticum dicoccoides isolate Atlit2015 ecotype Zavitan chromosome 3B, WEW_v2.0, whole genome shotgun sequence genome contains the following:
- the LOC119277566 gene encoding laccase-4-like has translation MAITISSGLHCSLLMATLTLLVVQAQGITRHYDFNIQMANVTRLCGTKSIVTVNGQFPGPELIAREGDRVHVRVTNHVAHNMSIHWHGIRQMRTGWADGPAYVTQCPIQKGQTYVYKFTVTAQRGTLWWHAHISWFRSTVYGAIVILPKLGVPYPFPAPHKELPPVIFGEWWLSDTEAIVNTALKVGGAPNISDAFTINGLPGPLYNCSAKDTFKLKVEPGKRYLLRLVNAALNDELFFSVANHTLTVVEVDAVYVKPFTVRTLVISPGQTTNVLLNTKPAYPGANFYMFARPYSTIRPGTFDNSTVAGILEYRNPGSPSAASFDKALPIFKPMLPYFNDTNFVTKFTTKLRSLATKQYPAAVPQSVDRRFFFTIGLGTLPCPKNMTCQGPNGTQFAAAVNNVSLVLPSTALLQSHFTGLTSGVYAANFPAMPLSPFNYTGTPPNNTHVATGTKLLALSFNTSVELVMQDTSILGIESHPLHLHGFNFFVVGQGFGNYDAVKDPAKFNLVDPVERNTVGVPAGGWVAIRFLADNPGVWFMHCHLEVHTTWGLRMAWQVQDGSKPSQKLLPPPSDMPKC, from the exons ATGGCCATTACTATCTCCTCCGGTCTTCACTGCTCCCTCCTCATGGCGACCCTGACGCTGCTCGTCGTCCAGGCGCAGGGCATCACCAGGCACTACGATTTCAAT ATTCAAATGGCGAACGTGACGAGGCTGTGCGGCACCAAGAGCATCGTGACGGTGAACGGGCAGTTCCCGGGGCCGGAGCTCATCGCGAGGGAGGGCGACCGCGTGCACGTCCGCGTCACCAACCACGTCGCGCACAACATGTCAATCCACTG GCACGGCATCCGGCAGATGCGCACCGGCTGGGCGGACGGGCCGGCGTACGTGACGCAGTGCCCGATCCAGAAGGGGCAGACCTACGTGTACAAGTTCACGGTGACCGCGCAGCGCGGCACGCTGTGGTGGCACGCGCACATCTCCTGGTTCCGCTCCACCGTCTacggcgccatcgtcatcctccccAAGCTCGGCGTCCCCTACCCCTTCCCCGCGCCGCACAAGGAGCTCCCGCCCGTCATCTTCG GTGAATGGTGGTTGTCGGACACTGAGGCCATAGTCAACACGGCCCTCAAGGTGGGCGGAGCCCCCAACATCTCCGACGCGTTCACGATCAACGGCCTTCCTGGGCCGCTCTACAACTGCTCTGCCAAAG ACACGTTCAAGCTGAAGGTGGAGCCCGGGAAAAGGTACCTGCTGCGCCTCGTCAACGCCGCGCTCAACGACGAGCTCTTCTTCTCCGTGGCTAACCACACGCTCACCGTCGTCGAGGTCGACGCCGTCTACGTCAAGCCCTTCACCGTCAGGACCCTGGTCATCTCCCCGGGCCAGACCACCAACGTCCTGCTCAACACCAAGCCGGCCTATCCCGGCGCCAACTTCTACATGTTCGCCAGACCCTACTCCACCATCAGGCCCGGCACCTTCGACAACTCCACCGTCGCCGGCATCCTCGAGTACCGCAACCCCGGCTCGCCCTCCGCGGCGAGCTTCGACAAGGCCTTGCCGATCTTCAAGCCGATGTTGCCGTACTTCAACGACACCAACTTCGTGACCAAGTTCACGACCAAGCTCCGCAGCCTCGCCACAAAACAGTACCCGGCGGCCGTGCCGCAGTCGGTGGACCGGCGGTTCTTCTTCACGATCGGGCTCGGCACGCTGCCGTGCCCCAAGAACATGACGTGCCAGGGGCCCAACGGCACGCAGTTCGCGGCGGCCGTGAACAACGTCTCCCTAGTGCTCCCCTCTACGGCGCTCCTGCAATCCCACTTCACCGGCCTCACCAGCGGCGTGTACGCGGCCAACTTCCCGGCCATGCCCCTGTCGCCGTTCAACTACACGGGGACGCCGCCGAACAACACGCACGTGGCCACGGGGACCAAGCTCCTCGCACTGTCGTTCAACACGTCAGTGGAGCTGGTGATGCAGGACACGAGCATCCTCGGCATCGAGAGCCACCCGCTTCACCTGCACGGCTTCAACTTCTTCGTGGTCGGGCAAGGGTTCGGCAACTACGACGCCGTGAAGGACCCGGCCAAGTTCAACCTCGTGGACCCCGTCGAGCGGAACACCGTCGGCGTGCCGGCCGGCGGGTGGGTGGCCATTCGCTTCCTCGCGGACAACCCAG GTGTATGGTTCATGCATTGCCATTTGGAGGTGCATACGACGTGGGGTCTGAGAATGGCGTGGCAGGTGCAGGACGGCAGCAAGCCGAGCCAGAAGCTGCTCCCCCCGCCGTCTGACATGCCCAAATGCTGA
- the LOC119277565 gene encoding scarecrow-like protein 9 → MLCGGGGGGVSMVMDAALHDWCGPLPGGSKLPIYPQIPDGFTAEELESLLLFPPDGADAGAYLNAAAAPPLLPSPPASADSASSPPPRDALVSSPAAAAAGQAQPDDSEVFSDIVLGYINRMLMAEDIDEKFDHYPAHQALLAAEKPFLEILADQPPCSGGSTVESPDGSSVTTNSFNSLATCNCAAPSGGLRAMQAPPALEFPTAEFLQPPQFYQDLSPESCVVEAGGAWPYDAMEFNPLPDALLSQSSSFASSNGSSVAFSEGFEPWLSTAGAVPDAGLSDFVLQSQQAAQFSRGFEEGSRFLPQESKLVIDVDSLPSVWVKEDKKVVEVKREKADAEVAIHRGKKHFYGDDLDADEVRCCKHSAPVVDADHLVREMMDKVLLCNGETCSRGVKELREALQHDVAAHSGGAHGKGSGHGKGRGKKQVKQPKKEVVDLETLLIHCAQSVSIDDRRSATDLLKQIRQHASANGDGDQRLAHCFANGLEARLAGNGSQIYKLHTISRFACADILKAYQLYLAACPFKKISHYFANQTIMNAVEKAKKVHIVDFGVYYGFQWPCLIQRLSKRPGGPPELRITAIDTPQPGFRPAERIEEIGRYLSDYAQTFKVPFKYHGIASQFEAVRVEDLPIEKDEILIVNSMFRFKTLMDESVVAESPRNMVLNTIRKMKPHVFIHGVTNGSYNAPFFVSRFREALFQFSAHFDMLEANIPRDNEERLLIESTIFSREAINVISCEGMERMERPETYKQWQVRNQRAGFKQLPLDQEIMKRAREKVKCYHKNFIIDEDNGWLLQGWKGRILYALSTWKANPQF, encoded by the coding sequence AtgctctgcggcggcggcggcggcggcgtatcgATGGTCATGGACGCCGCGCTGCACGACTGGTGCGGGCCGCTGCCCGGCGGATCCAAGCTGCCAATCTACCCCCAAATCCCCGACGGGTTCACCGCGGAGGAGCTCGAGTCGCTGCTGCTCTTCCCGCCCGACGGCGCCGACGCGGGCGCCTACCTGAATGCCGCCGCGGCGCCGCCCCTGCTCCCGTCCCCGCCCGCCTCCGCCGACAgcgcgtcgtcgccgccgccgagagACGCCTTGGTCTCTTcaccggctgcggcggcggcgggccaGGCGCAGCCGGACGACTCGGAGGTGTTCTCGGACATCGTGCTGGGCTACATCAACCGCATGCTCATGGCCGAGGACATCGACGAGAAGTTCGATCACTACCCGGCCCACCAGGCGCTGCTCGCCGCCGAGAAGCCCTTCCTCGAGATCCTCGCCGACCAGCCGCCCTGCTCGGGCGGGAGCACGGTCGAGAGTCCCGACGGCAGCAGCGTCACCACCAACTCCTTCAACAGCCTCGCCACCTGCAACTGCGCCGCGCCTTCCGGTGGCCTCCGCGCCATGCAGGCGCCGCCCGCTCTCGAGTTCCCTACGGCGGAGTTCCTGCAGCCGCCGCAGTTCTACCAGGATCTGAGCCCCGAGAGCTGCGTGGTGGAAGCAGGCGGTGCGTGGCCGTACGACGCCATGGAATTTAACCCTCTTCCCGACGCGTTGCTCTCGCAGTCGTCCTCCTTCGCATCTTCAAATGGCAGCAGCGTTGCATTTTCAGAGGGCTTCGAGCCGTGGCTCAGCACGGCGGGTGCTGTGCCTGATGCTGGCTTGAGCGATTTTGTTCTGCAGAGCCAACAAGCAGCGCAGTTCAGCCGAGGATTTGAAGAGGGAAGCAGATTTCTGCCTCAAGAGAGCAAGCTTGTGATTGACGTCGACAGTTTACCGTCAGTTTGGGTTAAAGAAGATAAGAAGGTTGTGGAGGTCAAGAGAGAGAAGGCTGATGCTGAAGTAGCAATTCACCGAGGAAAGAAGCATTTCTATGGTGACGACCTGGATGCAGATGAAGTGAGATGCTGCAAGCATTCAGCGCCTGTGGTCGACGCGGATCACCTTGTGCGGGAGATGATGGACAAGGTCTTGCTATGCAACGGCGAGACATGCTCTAGAGGTGTCAAGGAACTGCGTGAGGCCCTACAGCACGATGTGGCAGCTCATTCAGGTGGTGCCCATGGCAAAGGGTCTGGCCATGGCAAGGGCCGAGGCAAGAAACAGGTCAAACAACCCAAGAAGGAGGTGGTCGACTTGGAGACTCTCCTCATTCATTGTGCGCAGTCGGTTTCCATTGATGACCGGCGGAGTGCAACTGATCTCCTGAAGCAGATCAGGCAGCATGCATCTGCCAATGGTGATGGTGACCAGCGCTTGGCGCACTGCTTTGCCAATGGTCTTGAGGCGAGGCTTGCTGGTAATGGAAGTCAGATATACAAGTTACATACCATATCACGGTTTGCATGCGCTGATATTCTGAAAGCGTACCAACTCTACTTAGCAGCTTGCCCATTCAAGAAGATCTCTCATTACTTTGCCAATCAAACCATTATGAATGCTGTGGAGAAAGCCAAGAAAGTTCACATTGTCGACTTCGGCGTATACTATGGCTTTCAGTGGCCATGTCTCATTCAACGGCTAAGTAAAAGGCCTGGAGGCCCCCCAGAACTTCGGATCACAGCAATAGACACACCTCAGCCTGGTTTTCGCCCAGCAGAGCGCATCGAGGAGATTGGAAGATATCTAAGTGATTATGCTCAGACCTTCAAAGTTCCTTTCAAATACCATGGCATCGCATCTCAATTTGAGGCTGTTCGGGTAGAGGATCTCCCCATTGAGAAGGACGAGATTCTGATTGTCAACAGCATGTTCAGGTTCAAGACTCTGATGGATGAGAGCGTGGTAGCTGAGAGCCCAAGGAACATGGTATTGAACACAATAAGGAAGATGAAGCCACATGTGTTCATTCATGGGGTCACTAATGGATCCTATAATGCACCATTCTTCGTCTCACGCTTCCGGGAGGCATTGTTCCAGTTCTCTGCTCACTTCGACATGTTGGAGGCTAACATTCCCAGGGATAATGAGGAGAGGCTGCTCATTGAGTCGACTATTTTCAGTCGGGAGGCAATTAATGTAATATCTTGTGAGGGAATggagaggatggagaggccagAGACCTACAAGCAGTGGCAGGTGCGGAATCAGAGAGCTGGGTTCAAGCAGCTCCCGCTGGACCAGGAAATCATGAAGCGTGCACGGGAGAAAGTGAAGTGCTACCACAAGAATTTCATCATCGACGAGGACAACGGGTGGTTACTACAAGGATGGAAGGGGCGTATCCTGTACGCGCTCTCAACATGGAAGGCGAACCCCCAATTCTAG